One Roseiconus lacunae genomic region harbors:
- a CDS encoding phytanoyl-CoA dioxygenase family protein — MHQSRLDGDLRKHGFCMLTGRVCVADVARLVHACRRSFAGDGVGVLAKSSRGHVYAARNLIGSVPEVSSIWQRDPIRSFLVTHLGGRFGLVRALFFDKPPDRTWALAWHKDTSIAVEGHAGDSAHFSRPTTKAGVPHVIASDDILGEMLTLRIHLDEVTDENGPLEVIPGSHVSNQSAGVGVEHAVKICAAAGEVLAMRPLITHASGSSSPGTRRHRRILHLEFAASERLPDGYRWHDFVRLEEGQLL; from the coding sequence ATGCACCAAAGTCGCTTGGATGGTGATCTGCGAAAGCATGGTTTTTGTATGCTTACGGGGCGGGTTTGTGTCGCCGACGTTGCGCGTCTCGTTCATGCTTGTCGGCGATCCTTCGCAGGAGACGGTGTGGGTGTCTTGGCCAAGTCGAGTCGTGGTCATGTTTATGCGGCACGCAATCTGATCGGTAGCGTCCCCGAGGTCAGTTCGATCTGGCAGCGCGATCCGATTCGCTCGTTTTTGGTGACTCATTTAGGGGGACGGTTCGGTTTGGTCCGTGCATTGTTCTTTGACAAACCGCCCGACCGTACATGGGCGCTTGCTTGGCACAAGGACACGTCCATCGCCGTTGAAGGTCACGCCGGCGATTCGGCCCACTTTTCCCGGCCGACGACGAAGGCTGGCGTTCCGCATGTCATCGCCTCCGATGACATACTCGGCGAAATGCTGACCCTTCGCATTCACCTCGACGAAGTGACTGACGAGAACGGGCCGCTGGAGGTCATCCCCGGGTCGCATGTTTCGAATCAGAGCGCGGGGGTCGGGGTCGAGCATGCTGTCAAGATTTGTGCCGCAGCTGGCGAAGTTCTGGCGATGCGTCCCTTGATCACGCACGCCAGCGGATCATCTTCACCAGGCACAAGGAGGCATCGCCGCATTTTGCATCTGGAGTTCGCGGCCAGCGAGCGACTACCCGATGGCTATCGTTGGCATGACTTTGTTCGATTGGAAGAGGGTCAGTTGCTGTGA
- a CDS encoding FG-GAP-like repeat-containing protein, whose protein sequence is MNRWRVTSVSLTLVISIASLLVLTGCDETGREDQNAAPRTLSAPQDTSLSLAKRAINRQDLRSAETHLRDHLITHPDDLTAIEISGDVANALRKHGMSASFYREALELSDTANLALLDKFTRMQVSRGQVFSAVDALTAFIDRFPDEPQARFDLVGLLNLIGLPERSIDSLRWLTKQGGGGLDSLLVLANPTRVEPDVQWCKEKLKQPDADRRLEYSLARFDALKLRWEHVIDRTDRILNRHTNFLPAYLLYGRALVETGQIERIPEWNRNVPDGVQHEAEYWSVVGNWAQLTGQHGLAVKSFLNVQTLAPTLYPTDLTALHQSLLHLGRPEDASIVAEQVNRFSRLRDNLKTFLERKANSQSAAIMVAESLADLGRLWEADGWCKLALTLSVDKIDDLRPRFESIRSRLKSETSWIASSHQLERLINLDGVDDQTIVGPKTPPQALPSSDANSSTAPFFDDQSRERNFIHTCELAPETKEEGHWIYQSVGGGVGIVDFDLDGFPDIAITMLDGAPLKTNSSPNRLFRNLGDRFNESGQLASYRDNGFSQGITVGDINEDGFPDIFDSNIGTNRLYINNGDGTFQETAVTCGLSDNSWTTSAMIADLDGDSIADLFATNYCAGLEPYQAPCQNRGRHSTCPPLQFEAERDRVWRGNGDGTFSDVSDVWLNQSTPGRGLGLVGGFFDERPGMDIYVANDMSVNHLWSPERREGHFRLSDIAAVRGVGLSGQSHSQASMGIATADADGDGDTDFFVTHFADDHNTFYEQVASGIWKDQSYLSQLGQPSMKLLGFGTEWADFDNNGTQELVVANGHVDNVYRSDVGFRMPAQLFYRQSDGKWVEHDRADLGDYFRRDHLGRALVTGDIDRDGRVDLIVTHLYEPSVLLINRSEPSGNSIGILLKSTQSQRDAIGASVKARIGNRDATFALTAGDGYMCSNQRRVSIGMGSHRQAQNVIVTWPSGFSQSFGNLEAGHDYLLVEDSDSAFQLEGHQ, encoded by the coding sequence ATGAATCGCTGGCGTGTGACCAGCGTTTCACTCACGCTTGTGATAAGCATCGCGTCACTGCTGGTACTCACTGGCTGCGACGAGACTGGCCGCGAGGATCAAAACGCCGCCCCACGAACCTTGTCAGCACCTCAGGACACATCGCTGAGCCTGGCGAAGCGAGCGATCAACAGACAAGACCTGCGATCCGCCGAAACCCATCTCCGCGATCACTTGATAACACACCCTGATGACCTCACCGCGATCGAAATCAGTGGCGATGTCGCGAATGCGTTGCGAAAACATGGAATGTCAGCGAGTTTCTATCGTGAAGCACTCGAGTTATCGGACACTGCAAACCTTGCTTTGCTTGACAAATTCACACGAATGCAGGTCTCACGCGGGCAAGTCTTTTCCGCAGTCGATGCACTGACTGCATTCATCGACCGATTCCCCGATGAGCCACAAGCGCGATTCGATCTCGTTGGCCTGCTCAACCTTATCGGGCTACCAGAGCGATCGATCGACTCATTGCGATGGCTGACGAAGCAAGGAGGTGGTGGGCTTGATTCCCTGCTGGTCCTGGCAAACCCGACCCGCGTTGAACCTGATGTGCAGTGGTGCAAGGAAAAACTGAAGCAGCCTGATGCGGATCGACGGCTAGAGTATTCACTCGCACGTTTTGATGCGCTAAAGCTAAGGTGGGAGCACGTCATTGACCGAACCGATCGAATTTTGAACCGTCACACAAACTTCCTTCCCGCATACCTTCTTTACGGCCGTGCCCTCGTTGAAACGGGACAAATAGAGAGGATCCCGGAATGGAACCGCAATGTTCCTGACGGGGTGCAACACGAAGCCGAATATTGGAGTGTTGTCGGCAACTGGGCTCAGCTAACAGGACAACATGGCTTGGCCGTAAAAAGCTTTCTGAACGTGCAAACGTTAGCCCCAACGCTCTACCCCACCGACCTTACCGCGTTGCACCAAAGTCTACTGCATTTAGGACGCCCAGAAGACGCAAGCATTGTCGCTGAGCAAGTGAATCGATTCAGTCGCCTTCGGGATAATTTAAAAACATTTCTCGAACGCAAAGCCAATTCCCAATCCGCTGCGATCATGGTCGCTGAATCACTGGCGGACCTGGGGCGTCTCTGGGAAGCTGACGGCTGGTGTAAGTTAGCACTGACACTATCGGTAGATAAAATTGATGACCTCCGTCCGCGATTCGAGTCCATACGGTCAAGACTAAAATCGGAGACGTCATGGATCGCATCGTCACATCAGCTAGAACGATTGATCAATTTAGATGGAGTCGATGACCAAACCATTGTTGGCCCGAAGACTCCGCCGCAAGCACTCCCGAGTAGCGACGCGAACTCGTCGACAGCGCCTTTTTTTGATGACCAATCTCGAGAGCGAAACTTCATCCACACCTGCGAGCTAGCCCCAGAAACCAAAGAGGAAGGGCACTGGATCTACCAAAGCGTTGGGGGCGGCGTCGGCATAGTCGATTTCGATTTGGACGGGTTCCCCGACATTGCAATCACGATGCTCGACGGGGCACCGTTGAAGACGAATTCATCACCGAACCGTCTATTTCGGAACCTTGGCGATCGGTTCAATGAATCGGGACAGTTGGCTTCGTACCGTGACAACGGATTTTCACAAGGCATCACCGTCGGCGATATCAACGAGGACGGCTTCCCTGACATCTTTGATTCCAACATCGGAACCAACCGCCTATACATCAACAACGGGGACGGGACGTTCCAAGAGACCGCCGTGACCTGCGGCCTTAGCGACAACTCATGGACAACCTCGGCAATGATCGCAGATCTCGATGGCGATTCGATCGCTGACCTGTTTGCGACCAACTATTGCGCCGGCCTAGAACCCTATCAAGCTCCTTGCCAAAATCGCGGCCGACACTCCACTTGCCCGCCGCTTCAATTTGAGGCAGAGAGAGACCGCGTCTGGCGTGGAAATGGCGACGGTACCTTTTCAGATGTCAGTGACGTTTGGCTGAACCAATCGACACCGGGACGAGGCTTAGGACTGGTCGGCGGATTTTTTGATGAACGTCCTGGCATGGACATTTATGTCGCCAATGACATGTCAGTGAACCATCTTTGGTCTCCAGAACGCCGTGAAGGTCACTTCCGCCTATCCGACATCGCTGCCGTTCGAGGTGTCGGTCTCAGCGGCCAGTCTCACTCACAGGCATCTATGGGAATCGCGACAGCCGATGCCGATGGTGATGGCGACACTGATTTTTTTGTGACTCACTTTGCGGACGACCACAACACCTTCTACGAACAGGTCGCGAGCGGAATTTGGAAAGACCAGTCCTACCTTAGCCAACTCGGGCAACCATCGATGAAGCTTCTCGGTTTTGGCACCGAGTGGGCAGACTTTGATAACAACGGGACACAAGAATTGGTAGTCGCCAATGGACATGTTGATAACGTTTACCGTTCCGACGTCGGCTTTCGAATGCCGGCACAGCTATTCTATCGACAGTCAGACGGAAAGTGGGTGGAACACGATCGTGCAGATCTCGGAGACTACTTCCGGAGAGACCACCTCGGACGGGCACTGGTCACCGGCGACATCGATCGCGATGGGAGAGTGGATCTTATCGTGACCCACCTTTACGAACCGTCGGTGCTGCTGATCAACCGCAGCGAACCCTCCGGGAATTCCATCGGAATCTTACTAAAATCGACCCAATCGCAACGAGACGCGATCGGAGCTTCCGTCAAAGCCCGAATCGGGAATCGCGATGCGACCTTTGCGTTGACCGCCGGTGATGGATACATGTGTTCGAACCAACGCAGGGTTTCGATTGGCATGGGCAGCCATCGCCAAGCACAGAATGTGATCGTCACATGGCCATCCGGCTTCTCACAGTCCTTTGGCAATCTCGAAGCCGGCCATGACTATTTGTTGGTCGAAGATAGCGACAGTGCATTTCAACTCGAAGGGCATCAGTGA
- a CDS encoding FG-GAP-like repeat-containing protein — protein MKSHTPIAILALTLACLGCQPGDSETTARELLRRQQRQNSREATVSRSPESKLAEANVFFQQRNYVEASRILRPLLIEEPDAADVLTLAANCLAAEGDIEAAEELIDRISPEATPEFILAMEASAGWLTTDRQYEKAEQRLTTALSLIKDDSTETMAEQRTRLQHRIAALLNNQGKRQEAANYLRRLAESGDITEKELFALNTLSDAFIDTTMPKPDVGNELTPAALAVARLYRADRKLDEALRLARRLNAAFPDSVPIAAFYCRLLLEMNEDDTLRSILTKSPRNATDHPSFWFVTGTLLQRDERHQRAARCLVEAISLDPTDRMAFLALSRSLEKLSLLDEAVLAHERYQWLSEAAHIVDRIGRRPGTQEEIVRLAELLQKLERLPEASAWLKIDATLRPGAVNSSRRLNVEQAISSTRDADGWRNASGLLRGDLGKWSPPDPHELTSSLALKDTSDWPDHTTETQLGQSKPPIVLDNITDQVGLSFQYNNGADPNSTSHALHQLTGGGIAAIDYDLDGFPDLYLVQGGGDAFDTNGSQANVLFRNLDGTRWQNTGPRTGLGDLGYGQGATAVDINQDGFTDILVANIGPNVYYQNNGDGTFTSRQLGNGQISDRWTSSIICGDLSGDGLPELIEINYVDDDSALTTQCTPQHDICNPSAFRPALDRAWQTNPDGTIEQWNGCLGMQDRPNYGFGGIITNFDGLAGNDIFIANDTEANHFWRSVPPDHTVAGKELQSNEHNYRLNECAAILGCAFGVLGQRNGCMGVAAGDFDRNGLLDLHVTNFWNQSADLYLQQPGSQFINGAGSAGIYEPSRLTVGWGTQAADFDRDGHLDIAVLNGNLVDHRWKGRPYQMLPQLFRGGFGKFNIETPRDPYWSTPALGRIMATLDWNRDGKLDLVVNHLDRPVTLLENRTTVGNGVQFCLVGVHSERDAIGATLKIRCADETWHGWVTGGDGMLCTNQKMVEFGIAEHASIDSLEITWPTGDVQQIDGLPANRCFTVVEGLGVVLESSYD, from the coding sequence GTGAAATCTCACACCCCAATCGCGATTCTGGCACTAACCCTTGCGTGCCTTGGCTGCCAACCAGGAGATTCGGAGACGACTGCACGAGAGCTCTTACGTCGACAACAAAGGCAAAACTCCCGAGAAGCGACCGTCAGTCGATCGCCAGAAAGCAAACTGGCGGAGGCAAATGTATTTTTTCAGCAGCGAAACTATGTCGAGGCATCACGAATCCTGCGTCCGCTGCTGATCGAAGAGCCGGATGCCGCCGACGTGCTCACCCTTGCGGCGAACTGCCTAGCCGCCGAAGGCGACATCGAAGCGGCCGAAGAACTGATCGACCGCATCTCGCCCGAAGCGACTCCGGAATTCATCCTCGCGATGGAAGCCTCCGCGGGTTGGTTGACCACCGACCGACAGTACGAAAAGGCTGAGCAGAGGCTGACGACAGCGCTCTCGTTAATCAAGGATGACTCGACCGAAACGATGGCCGAGCAGCGCACGAGACTGCAACATCGCATCGCCGCCCTGCTCAACAACCAAGGCAAACGCCAAGAAGCGGCTAATTACCTGCGACGATTAGCTGAGAGCGGTGACATTACAGAAAAGGAACTGTTTGCCCTCAATACGCTTAGCGATGCCTTTATCGATACGACCATGCCTAAGCCAGACGTCGGAAACGAGCTCACCCCCGCCGCCCTAGCGGTCGCCCGGCTTTACCGCGCTGACAGAAAGCTCGACGAGGCTCTGCGACTGGCAAGACGCCTGAACGCCGCCTTTCCGGACTCTGTCCCGATCGCCGCTTTCTATTGCCGTTTGCTCCTCGAGATGAACGAGGACGACACGCTTCGCAGCATACTGACTAAATCACCGAGAAACGCCACAGACCATCCCTCGTTTTGGTTTGTAACCGGCACGCTACTTCAACGTGACGAGCGGCATCAACGGGCAGCACGTTGCCTCGTCGAAGCGATCTCGTTAGACCCAACCGATCGAATGGCGTTCCTTGCGCTCTCCCGGTCACTCGAAAAACTCTCACTGCTCGATGAAGCCGTGTTGGCACACGAACGTTATCAATGGCTTTCAGAAGCGGCACACATCGTTGACCGAATCGGCAGACGTCCGGGGACTCAGGAAGAAATTGTACGGCTAGCGGAGTTGCTGCAAAAACTGGAGCGATTACCGGAGGCATCCGCATGGCTCAAGATCGATGCTACGCTGCGTCCCGGAGCCGTCAATTCGTCGCGGCGTCTCAACGTCGAGCAAGCAATCTCATCGACGCGGGATGCCGATGGCTGGCGAAACGCAAGTGGTTTGCTTAGGGGAGATCTCGGAAAATGGTCCCCACCCGATCCGCACGAACTCACCAGCTCACTCGCCCTAAAAGATACGAGCGATTGGCCTGACCACACCACCGAGACGCAACTGGGTCAATCCAAGCCTCCCATAGTACTCGACAATATTACAGATCAGGTGGGCTTGTCGTTTCAATATAACAATGGGGCCGATCCGAACTCGACATCTCATGCGCTACATCAGCTGACCGGCGGAGGCATTGCAGCGATTGACTACGACTTGGACGGTTTCCCTGATCTATATCTAGTCCAGGGCGGAGGCGATGCATTTGACACTAATGGATCCCAAGCGAACGTGCTGTTCCGAAATCTTGACGGAACTCGATGGCAGAATACCGGGCCCCGCACCGGACTCGGAGATCTCGGCTATGGCCAAGGCGCAACTGCGGTCGATATCAATCAAGATGGTTTCACTGATATCCTGGTCGCTAACATTGGTCCCAACGTCTACTACCAGAACAACGGGGACGGCACCTTCACATCTCGCCAACTCGGTAATGGGCAGATTTCGGATCGATGGACAAGCTCTATTATTTGCGGAGACCTGAGTGGTGACGGCTTGCCCGAACTGATCGAGATCAACTACGTCGACGACGATTCAGCACTCACCACCCAATGCACTCCCCAGCACGACATTTGTAACCCGAGTGCGTTTCGCCCCGCTTTGGACCGAGCCTGGCAAACCAACCCTGACGGTACCATCGAGCAGTGGAACGGTTGCCTGGGCATGCAAGACAGACCCAATTATGGGTTCGGGGGAATCATCACAAACTTCGACGGGCTCGCGGGCAATGACATCTTCATCGCCAATGACACCGAAGCCAATCATTTTTGGAGATCCGTGCCCCCAGATCATACGGTTGCCGGCAAAGAATTGCAGAGTAATGAACACAACTACCGACTCAACGAATGCGCCGCGATACTCGGATGCGCTTTCGGAGTTCTCGGGCAGCGAAACGGATGCATGGGAGTCGCCGCAGGTGACTTCGATCGCAATGGGTTGTTGGATCTCCATGTAACAAACTTTTGGAATCAATCTGCCGACCTTTATCTGCAGCAGCCTGGTAGCCAATTCATCAATGGTGCCGGCTCTGCCGGGATCTACGAACCTTCACGACTGACAGTCGGCTGGGGAACCCAAGCGGCCGACTTTGATCGGGACGGGCATCTCGACATAGCGGTTCTCAATGGAAACCTAGTCGACCACCGATGGAAAGGCCGCCCCTACCAAATGCTCCCCCAGTTATTTCGTGGCGGTTTCGGAAAGTTCAATATCGAAACTCCTCGTGATCCTTATTGGTCAACACCGGCCCTGGGGCGAATCATGGCCACCCTTGACTGGAACCGGGACGGCAAACTCGACTTAGTGGTCAATCACTTAGACCGCCCCGTCACCCTACTTGAGAACCGAACGACCGTAGGCAACGGTGTCCAATTTTGCTTAGTAGGCGTGCATTCCGAGCGAGACGCGATCGGGGCAACCCTAAAGATCCGATGCGCAGACGAAACATGGCATGGCTGGGTTACCGGAGGAGATGGAATGCTATGCACTAATCAAAAGATGGTGGAGTTTGGTATCGCAGAACATGCCTCGATCGATTCGCTAGAAATCACTTGGCCTACCGGTGACGTTCAGCAGATTGATGGCCTACCGGCCAACCGCTGCTTCACGGTGGTCGAAGGTCTTGGAGTCGTTTTGGAATCATCGTACGACTAA
- a CDS encoding CRTAC1 family protein translates to MNAFDWRIKVGDFSAAEANLRNGLRLEPENVGINRLLAQLLNAQGRRYEASQYVRELIRLRAVTPIEILSLVDLSGPFYLASFDEFEKEGEVTLLQLGKARERYTKFNLPPDQILEQIQRIRSAFPQSIAAAAFHGRVLSETARFDELPDWFNQVPEGIAGHPEYWSAIGNWLVHIGEADASIRAFGEAVRLDPTDRESLRQMMQVLARQGNDSKVAHIRDNLVVLDRIFRIAKDAKHEEKLWIAEQLRRLARPWESVGWLIYDAQQMGDLRERIPQIRLRAEAIEQWERAGSEHQIRQARLTRLIGFSVSEIELPDVNGLRLPVESSSPMENREKLRFTDVAKQCGIDMTFQSGFPKDGKGFYPYQVNGGGIAVSDFDLDGCNDLYFANAGNDPREDKGSQPNRLFRSEADEQFVDVSRLAGVDSQGFGQGVAAGDLNQDGFQDLVVGNIGRNEVYLNQGDGTFVDVSDSLESLADSWTSCVGIADINGDMLPEVIEVNYIDDERSFDARCDEGYLECQPQRFLAAADQVFLNQGDGQFLPWEGFPRGDETRQHGFGLVIANFDNEYGNDFFVANDGDLNHFWISGPSSKKELGPYQLTESASLRGCSIGRGGDSQACMGVAHADLDRDGTLDLLVTNFHHEPVNLFLQTSSGYFADEAVKYGLFEPTFSVLGFGTQAADFNNDGWMDLAALSGHVFNATDEGIPFRMKPQLFCGAASGFTLQEAKQIGHYWQQEQLGRTLATLDLHRDGKIDLVSSHLDRPMALLRNESSAERWLQLELFGVDSERDAIGAVAHVRCGTQQWHAWQTAGDGYMCSNEPVLHFGLGAFEHVDELTIDWPSGKSQRFTQLDVGQRYFVVEGVDEIQQRQKLSGN, encoded by the coding sequence GTGAATGCTTTCGACTGGCGTATCAAGGTCGGAGATTTTTCGGCCGCCGAAGCGAACTTGCGTAACGGGTTGCGACTGGAGCCCGAAAATGTCGGAATCAACCGACTGTTGGCTCAGTTACTGAACGCGCAGGGACGTCGTTACGAAGCCAGTCAATACGTCCGTGAGTTGATTCGGTTACGGGCGGTCACGCCGATCGAAATACTGAGTTTGGTTGACCTTTCGGGACCTTTTTATTTGGCTTCATTTGACGAATTCGAGAAGGAAGGCGAAGTCACGCTGCTTCAATTGGGGAAAGCGAGAGAACGCTATACCAAGTTCAATTTGCCACCGGATCAAATTCTCGAACAGATTCAAAGGATTCGATCGGCGTTTCCGCAGAGTATCGCCGCGGCAGCATTTCATGGCCGTGTATTGTCCGAGACAGCACGCTTTGACGAGCTCCCCGATTGGTTCAATCAAGTCCCGGAAGGTATCGCCGGCCATCCGGAGTACTGGAGCGCAATCGGGAATTGGTTGGTTCACATAGGTGAGGCGGATGCATCGATTCGGGCTTTCGGAGAGGCCGTGCGTCTTGACCCAACCGATCGAGAGTCTCTGCGCCAAATGATGCAAGTCTTAGCGAGGCAAGGGAATGACTCCAAGGTAGCGCATATCCGCGATAATCTTGTGGTTTTAGATCGTATCTTTCGGATCGCTAAAGACGCGAAGCATGAAGAGAAGCTCTGGATCGCTGAACAATTGCGACGACTCGCGCGGCCGTGGGAATCGGTCGGATGGCTGATCTATGACGCACAGCAAATGGGTGATCTTCGCGAACGGATTCCACAGATTCGCCTCCGCGCGGAAGCCATCGAGCAATGGGAACGAGCCGGGAGTGAACATCAAATCCGCCAAGCTCGACTAACGCGGCTGATCGGTTTTAGTGTTAGCGAGATCGAGCTGCCCGATGTCAATGGACTTCGCTTGCCAGTTGAGTCATCGAGTCCCATGGAGAATCGAGAGAAGCTCCGTTTCACTGATGTGGCAAAGCAGTGTGGTATCGACATGACATTCCAAAGTGGCTTTCCAAAAGACGGTAAAGGGTTCTATCCGTATCAGGTCAATGGTGGGGGGATCGCTGTCTCGGATTTCGACCTGGATGGATGCAATGACCTGTATTTCGCAAACGCAGGGAATGATCCGCGGGAAGACAAGGGCTCTCAACCGAACCGTTTGTTTCGGTCCGAAGCTGACGAGCAATTTGTTGATGTGTCTCGTCTGGCCGGGGTTGACTCTCAAGGCTTCGGCCAGGGCGTTGCGGCGGGGGATTTAAACCAAGATGGATTTCAAGATTTAGTTGTGGGCAATATCGGTCGAAACGAAGTCTATCTAAATCAAGGTGACGGAACCTTTGTCGATGTCAGTGACTCGCTGGAATCGCTTGCGGACTCTTGGACCTCGTGTGTCGGCATCGCCGATATCAACGGTGACATGCTGCCAGAAGTCATCGAAGTCAACTATATCGATGATGAACGCTCTTTTGACGCACGATGTGACGAAGGCTATCTGGAATGTCAGCCCCAGCGTTTCTTAGCGGCCGCGGATCAAGTCTTTCTTAATCAGGGGGATGGTCAATTCTTACCTTGGGAAGGTTTCCCACGAGGCGACGAGACGCGTCAGCATGGATTTGGCCTCGTCATCGCAAACTTTGACAACGAGTATGGCAATGACTTTTTCGTCGCCAATGATGGGGATTTGAATCACTTTTGGATCAGCGGGCCGAGCTCGAAAAAGGAACTAGGGCCGTATCAGCTGACAGAATCTGCTAGCCTTCGTGGATGTAGTATCGGTCGTGGGGGAGATAGCCAGGCATGTATGGGAGTCGCACATGCGGACTTGGATCGCGATGGGACACTCGACCTGCTCGTCACGAATTTTCATCATGAGCCGGTCAATCTTTTTTTGCAAACGTCCTCCGGGTACTTTGCCGACGAGGCCGTGAAGTATGGGCTCTTCGAGCCAACCTTTTCGGTGTTGGGGTTTGGTACGCAAGCGGCCGACTTTAACAATGACGGCTGGATGGATCTTGCGGCACTTAGTGGTCACGTTTTCAACGCCACCGATGAAGGGATTCCATTTCGAATGAAGCCACAGCTGTTCTGCGGGGCCGCGTCAGGATTCACGCTGCAAGAAGCGAAACAGATAGGTCATTACTGGCAGCAAGAACAGCTCGGTCGCACGTTAGCGACACTGGATCTTCACCGAGATGGAAAAATAGACTTGGTGAGCAGCCATTTAGATCGTCCGATGGCACTCTTGCGGAATGAATCATCGGCCGAGCGGTGGTTGCAATTAGAGCTTTTCGGAGTTGATAGCGAACGAGATGCGATTGGTGCGGTGGCACACGTGCGCTGTGGTACTCAACAATGGCACGCTTGGCAAACCGCTGGGGATGGTTACATGTGTAGCAACGAGCCCGTCCTGCATTTCGGTCTCGGGGCATTTGAACATGTTGATGAACTTACGATCGACTGGCCGTCGGGGAAATCACAAAGGTTCACACAGCTCGATGTCGGCCAACGCTATTTTGTTGTCGAGGGTGTTGATGAAATTCAGCAACGTCAAAAGCTTTCGGGAAACTGA
- a CDS encoding DUF1559 domain-containing protein, translating into MRHRYHRNHNKAFTLVELLVVIAIIGILVGLLLPAVQAAREAARRMSCSNNFKQIGLALHNYHSAYKNLPMNRGGTYRTHVHGDNGDFNNRLSLSWMVGILPFLEQQGLWDQISNPLDLNRDGTKRTDGGALPYPAMGPVPWNDNYQPWLTQVPAYRCPSDSTVAAPYRVAFTNYSACAGDAYFEQHHGGVNDEGVASNNGTWGSEAGSRWARGVFHNRHFTKFRDIRDGLSNTVMCGENIVDDRKRRVATVPYRVAEAADMAQPPNTWEQYLDPERPNYWDPSLTNADPGLDEADRHGRGRRWPDGRPQFSQFNTIRPPNSYCVYRGHGDFGYGSASSLHQGGVHILMSDGAVTFITDSIDSGDQNQVPYHDLDPTYGTAGAGRESPYGVWGALGTKDSGETIEEAIGQ; encoded by the coding sequence ATGCGACACAGATATCACAGGAATCACAACAAGGCGTTCACATTAGTTGAATTACTTGTGGTGATTGCCATTATCGGAATTTTAGTGGGGCTATTGCTTCCCGCTGTTCAAGCCGCACGTGAAGCGGCTCGCCGCATGAGTTGCAGCAACAACTTCAAGCAAATCGGCCTAGCGCTACACAACTATCACTCGGCGTACAAGAACTTGCCGATGAACCGCGGTGGGACCTACCGGACCCATGTCCACGGCGACAACGGTGACTTTAACAACCGCCTGAGCCTAAGCTGGATGGTAGGCATCCTGCCATTTCTCGAACAACAAGGTCTCTGGGATCAGATCAGCAATCCTCTCGACTTGAATCGCGATGGGACGAAACGTACTGACGGAGGAGCCTTACCTTATCCTGCCATGGGTCCGGTCCCTTGGAACGATAACTATCAACCATGGTTGACACAGGTCCCTGCCTACCGGTGCCCCAGCGATTCGACCGTCGCTGCACCCTATCGTGTTGCGTTCACCAACTACTCCGCATGTGCGGGCGATGCCTATTTCGAACAACACCACGGTGGTGTAAATGACGAAGGGGTCGCTAGCAATAATGGAACCTGGGGTTCTGAAGCAGGAAGCCGCTGGGCACGGGGTGTGTTTCACAACCGACACTTCACCAAATTCCGCGACATCCGTGATGGTTTGTCGAACACCGTGATGTGTGGCGAAAATATCGTTGATGATCGTAAACGTCGCGTTGCAACGGTTCCTTACCGTGTTGCCGAAGCTGCGGACATGGCACAACCGCCAAACACGTGGGAACAGTACCTTGATCCTGAACGCCCGAATTACTGGGATCCTTCACTGACCAATGCAGACCCCGGGCTTGATGAAGCGGATCGTCACGGTCGTGGCCGCCGATGGCCCGATGGCCGCCCTCAATTTTCGCAGTTTAATACGATCCGCCCACCCAATAGCTACTGCGTCTACCGGGGTCACGGTGACTTCGGCTACGGCTCTGCCTCCAGCTTGCACCAAGGTGGAGTTCACATCCTGATGAGCGACGGCGCCGTAACCTTCATCACTGATAGCATCGACTCAGGTGACCAAAACCAAGTGCCTTACCATGATCTCGACCCGACCTACGGGACCGCCGGGGCCGGACGCGAAAGCCCCTACGGTGTCTGGGGTGCACTCGGAACGAAGGATTCTGGCGAGACAATCGAAGAAGCTATCGGTCAGTAA